A single Micromonospora sp. CCTCC AA 2012012 DNA region contains:
- a CDS encoding amino acid ABC transporter permease translates to MSQQTSVLYDVPGPRQRRITLISSIVATVVVLIGAYFLVYRPLADKGQFSMQLWGPLVDPSNENFSQVWDRIGTGFKNTLIAAALAILASLLVGTALAVLRIQLKSLTRRRFTGLATPVAYLLRGLSWLLSAVTRACVEVFRGLPVVITIFFVARGFPEFGISMDTLWYLVIGLTVYNSVVIAEILRSGMEGLPGGQAEAAAAIGLSPLQTTRMILLPQSFRIMLPALISQLVVVLKDTSLGFIISYEETLNIGKQIIGVLGNPIQVYVVIAVLFILVNYSLSKLAQYLQRRLSRGRRSAGTPAAVAPPAALMSQSESNGVTP, encoded by the coding sequence ATGAGTCAGCAGACCAGCGTCCTCTACGACGTCCCCGGCCCCCGCCAGCGCCGGATCACCCTGATCAGCAGCATCGTCGCCACGGTGGTGGTGCTGATCGGCGCGTACTTCCTGGTCTATCGGCCGCTGGCCGACAAGGGCCAGTTCTCCATGCAGCTGTGGGGGCCGCTGGTCGACCCCTCCAACGAGAACTTCAGCCAGGTCTGGGATCGGATCGGCACCGGCTTCAAGAACACGCTGATCGCGGCGGCGCTGGCCATCCTCGCCTCGCTGCTGGTCGGCACCGCGCTCGCCGTGCTGCGCATCCAGCTCAAGAGCCTCACCCGGCGGCGCTTCACCGGGCTGGCCACGCCGGTGGCGTACCTGCTGCGCGGGCTGAGCTGGCTGCTCTCGGCGGTCACCCGGGCCTGCGTCGAGGTGTTCCGCGGCCTGCCGGTGGTCATCACCATCTTCTTCGTCGCCCGGGGCTTCCCCGAGTTCGGCATCTCGATGGACACGCTCTGGTACCTGGTCATCGGCCTGACCGTCTACAACTCGGTGGTCATCGCGGAGATCCTCCGCTCCGGCATGGAAGGACTCCCCGGCGGGCAGGCCGAGGCCGCCGCCGCGATCGGGCTCTCCCCGCTCCAGACCACCCGCATGATCCTGCTGCCGCAGTCCTTCCGGATCATGCTGCCGGCGCTGATCAGCCAGCTGGTCGTGGTGCTCAAGGACACCTCGCTGGGCTTCATCATCAGCTACGAGGAGACGCTCAACATCGGCAAGCAGATCATCGGCGTGCTGGGCAACCCGATCCAGGTCTACGTGGTGATCGCGGTGCTCTTCATCCTGGTGAACTACTCGCTGTCGAAGCTGGCCCAGTACCTCCAGCGCCGACTCTCCCGCGGTCGCAGGAGCGCCGGGACCCCGGCGGCGGTCGCGCCGCCCGCCGCGCTCATGTCCCAGTCGGAGAGCAACGGCGTGACCCCCTGA
- a CDS encoding UdgX family uracil-DNA binding protein (This protein belongs to the uracil DNA glycosylase superfamily, members of which act in excision repair of DNA. However, it belongs more specifically to UdgX branch, whose founding member was found to bind uracil in DNA (where it does not belong), without cleaving it, appears to promote DNA repair by a pathway involving RecA, rather than base excision.) translates to MAEQTESAPGAQEFIPPQADTIDQLRTAAAGCRGCELYRDASQTVFGRGDESARVVFVGEQPGDLEDQKGLPFVGPAGRLLRTAVDDAGIDPGHIYLTNAVKHFRFELRGKRRIHQTPDRVHITACRPWLVAEFARLHPEIVVVLGATAAKALLGPTFRVTRQRGELLPWPASAQHPEDFTRVPVDDTGKVADAPAARLLATIHPSAVLRADDQDTAYDGLVKDLTVAARALAA, encoded by the coding sequence ATGGCCGAGCAGACCGAGAGCGCCCCCGGAGCCCAGGAGTTCATCCCGCCGCAGGCGGACACCATCGACCAGCTGCGCACCGCGGCGGCCGGCTGCCGGGGCTGCGAGCTCTACCGGGACGCCTCGCAGACCGTCTTCGGGCGGGGCGACGAGAGCGCCCGGGTGGTCTTCGTCGGCGAGCAGCCCGGCGACCTGGAGGACCAGAAGGGACTGCCCTTCGTCGGCCCCGCCGGCCGGCTGCTCCGCACGGCGGTGGACGACGCCGGCATCGACCCCGGTCACATCTATCTGACCAACGCCGTGAAGCACTTCCGGTTCGAGCTGCGCGGCAAGCGCCGCATCCACCAGACCCCGGACCGGGTGCACATCACCGCCTGCCGGCCCTGGCTGGTCGCCGAGTTCGCCCGGCTGCACCCCGAGATCGTCGTGGTGCTCGGCGCCACCGCCGCCAAGGCGTTGCTCGGCCCGACGTTCCGGGTGACGAGGCAGCGCGGCGAGCTGCTGCCCTGGCCGGCGTCCGCCCAGCACCCGGAGGACTTCACCCGGGTGCCGGTGGACGACACCGGAAAGGTCGCCGACGCCCCGGCGGCCCGGCTGCTGGCCACCATCCACCCCTCCGCGGTGCTCCGCGCCGACGACCAGGACACCGCGTACGACGGTCTGGTCAAGGACCTCACCGTCGCCGCCCGCGCGCTGGCCGCCTGA
- a CDS encoding MFS transporter produces MSTDLTAPAPARPDVAPIQRRTVRLLFATQTIGGIGVTIGISVGALLAARVAGTATAGFVQSSGVVGTALLAVPVTRLMVARGRRPGLVLAYLTGAVGGVLVVLAAAHRSVPLLFLGMLLFGGGSAANLQARYTAVDLAEPARRGRQLSLIVWATTIGAVAAPNFAALAERTTRGWGLPTLAGPFAFSAVAFSTAAVVLFALLRPDPLLTARRLAAAEPVAAPAGTARRGAGMRAAWQVVRGRPAARLGIAAVAVGHLVMVAVMSMTPVRLGEFHSDADVLRVVGLVLSLHIAGMYALSPVVGWLTDRLGRRAVILGGLALLLVACAVAGTAGHHTPLLSVGLFLLGLGWSGTMVAGSTLLSESVPTAARPAVQGLSDLVMGLAGAGAGALAGLVMQLAGYPTLTLLAAIATVPLVALALRPVPGRGPDEED; encoded by the coding sequence ATGTCCACCGACCTCACCGCGCCGGCACCGGCCCGGCCCGACGTCGCCCCGATCCAGCGCCGCACCGTACGGCTGCTCTTCGCGACGCAGACCATCGGCGGCATCGGGGTGACCATCGGCATCTCGGTGGGCGCGCTGCTGGCCGCCCGGGTCGCCGGCACCGCGACGGCCGGGTTCGTGCAGAGCAGCGGAGTGGTCGGCACGGCACTGCTCGCGGTGCCGGTCACCCGGCTCATGGTCGCCCGGGGGCGGCGGCCCGGCCTGGTGCTGGCGTACCTGACCGGCGCGGTGGGCGGGGTGCTGGTGGTGCTCGCGGCGGCCCACCGGTCGGTGCCGCTGCTCTTCCTCGGCATGCTGCTCTTCGGTGGCGGCAGCGCGGCCAACCTCCAGGCCCGCTACACCGCCGTGGACCTGGCCGAGCCGGCCCGGCGCGGGCGGCAACTCTCGCTGATCGTCTGGGCCACCACGATCGGCGCGGTGGCCGCGCCGAACTTCGCCGCGCTCGCCGAGCGGACCACCCGGGGCTGGGGGCTGCCCACCCTGGCCGGCCCGTTCGCCTTCAGCGCCGTCGCGTTCAGCACGGCCGCGGTCGTCCTCTTCGCGCTGCTGCGGCCGGACCCGCTGCTCACCGCCCGCCGGCTGGCGGCGGCCGAGCCGGTCGCCGCGCCGGCCGGGACCGCCCGGCGCGGTGCCGGGATGCGCGCGGCCTGGCAGGTGGTACGCGGGCGGCCCGCGGCCCGCCTCGGCATCGCCGCGGTGGCGGTGGGCCACCTGGTGATGGTGGCGGTGATGTCGATGACCCCGGTACGCCTCGGCGAGTTCCACTCCGACGCGGACGTGCTGCGGGTGGTCGGCCTCGTGCTGAGCCTGCACATCGCCGGCATGTACGCGCTCTCCCCGGTGGTGGGCTGGCTCACCGACCGGCTGGGCCGGCGCGCGGTGATCCTCGGCGGCCTGGCGCTGCTGCTGGTCGCCTGCGCGGTCGCCGGCACCGCGGGGCACCACACGCCGCTGCTCTCGGTCGGCCTGTTCCTGCTGGGCCTGGGCTGGTCGGGGACGATGGTGGCCGGCTCGACGCTGCTGTCCGAGTCGGTCCCGACCGCCGCCCGTCCCGCCGTGCAGGGGCTCTCCGACCTGGTGATGGGGCTGGCCGGGGCGGGCGCGGGCGCGCTCGCCGGGTTGGTGATGCAGCTCGCCGGGTATCCGACGCTGACCCTGCTCGCGGCGATCGCCACCGTGCCCCTGGTGGCGCTAGCGTTGCGTCCGGTGCCCGGACGGGGGCCCGACGAGGAGGACTGA
- a CDS encoding acyl-CoA dehydrogenase family protein has protein sequence MEQHLYEPVHEEFRDLCREFLAREAVPHHERWEADGIVDREVWRRAGAAGLLGMDVDSELGGGGQPDFRFNAVLDEEIVASGCSGLGFGLHNDVVAPYLTELTTDDQRKRWLPGFCSGDLVTAIAMSEPGAGSDLAGIRTSAVRDGDSYVLNGQKTFITNGELADLVVVVVRTAPDQGAHGVSLVAVETGTPGFTRGRRLAKVGLKANDTAELFFDDCRVPVENLIGTENHGFYHLMGNLPRERLSIAVAAVAAAERLLAVTVDYARSREAFGRPIGTFQHNRFLLAELDTEITIARTFVNHCVAEFNAGRLSVTDAAKAKWWTTELQNKVADRCLQLHGGYGFMLEYPVAKAWLDGRVQTIYGGTTEIMKEIIGRGLGL, from the coding sequence ATGGAGCAGCATCTCTACGAGCCCGTCCACGAAGAGTTCCGCGACCTGTGCCGGGAGTTCCTGGCCCGGGAGGCCGTCCCGCACCACGAGCGTTGGGAGGCCGACGGGATCGTCGACCGGGAGGTGTGGCGCAGGGCGGGCGCGGCGGGACTGCTCGGCATGGACGTCGACAGCGAACTCGGCGGTGGCGGGCAGCCCGACTTCCGCTTCAACGCGGTGCTGGACGAGGAGATCGTCGCCTCCGGCTGCTCGGGCCTCGGCTTCGGCCTGCACAACGACGTGGTCGCGCCGTACCTAACCGAGTTGACCACCGACGACCAGCGCAAGCGCTGGCTGCCCGGCTTCTGCTCGGGCGATCTGGTCACGGCGATCGCGATGAGCGAGCCGGGCGCCGGCAGCGACCTGGCCGGCATCCGGACCAGCGCCGTCCGCGACGGCGACAGCTATGTGCTCAACGGGCAGAAGACGTTCATCACCAACGGGGAGCTGGCCGACCTGGTGGTGGTGGTCGTGCGGACCGCGCCGGACCAGGGGGCGCACGGGGTGAGCCTGGTCGCGGTGGAGACCGGCACGCCGGGCTTCACCCGGGGGCGGCGGCTGGCCAAGGTGGGCCTGAAGGCCAACGACACCGCCGAACTCTTCTTCGACGACTGCCGGGTGCCGGTGGAGAACCTGATCGGCACGGAGAACCACGGCTTCTACCACCTGATGGGCAACCTGCCCCGGGAGCGGCTGAGCATCGCGGTGGCGGCGGTCGCGGCGGCGGAACGGCTGCTCGCGGTCACCGTCGACTACGCCCGCTCGCGGGAGGCGTTCGGCCGCCCGATCGGGACGTTCCAGCACAACCGTTTCCTCCTGGCCGAGCTGGACACCGAGATCACCATCGCCCGGACCTTCGTGAACCACTGCGTCGCCGAGTTCAACGCCGGACGGTTGTCGGTGACCGACGCGGCGAAGGCCAAGTGGTGGACCACCGAGCTGCAGAACAAGGTGGCCGACCGCTGTCTCCAGCTGCACGGCGGCTACGGCTTCATGCTGGAGTACCCGGTGGCGAAGGCCTGGCTGGACGGGCGGGTGCAGACCATCTACGGCGGCACCACCGAGATCATGAAGGAGATCATCGGCCGGGGGCTCGGCCTGTAG
- a CDS encoding DUF3046 domain-containing protein, whose protein sequence is MRLTDFWARLEEAFGPGYAASIASDQVLSQLGGRTVEQALRAGEQTHVVWRAVCAAYPDRVPARLR, encoded by the coding sequence GTGCGGCTGACCGACTTCTGGGCGCGGCTGGAGGAGGCGTTCGGGCCGGGCTACGCGGCCAGCATCGCCAGCGACCAGGTGCTGTCGCAACTCGGCGGGCGGACCGTCGAGCAGGCGCTGCGCGCGGGTGAGCAGACCCACGTCGTCTGGCGGGCGGTCTGCGCCGCCTATCCCGACCGGGTCCCGGCCCGGCTGCGCTGA
- a CDS encoding regulatory protein RecX, which yields MAGRRARTGRGWDASPPRAGDDNTTPRPRRGRRGRSDETDPEATTPAPPRDESEVAREICLRQLAVRPRTRAELAGALAKRGISDEVSAEVLDRYDEVGIIDDAAFARAWVASRHSGRGLARRALANELRQRGVDGEVASEALDELDEETEAETARALVERKLRSARGEPDAVFRRLVAMLARKGYPPGVAIRAVKDALAAQSAEAAEFADQIDADALADAENDPDHRP from the coding sequence GTGGCAGGACGACGCGCCCGCACGGGGCGGGGCTGGGATGCCAGTCCGCCCCGGGCGGGTGACGACAACACCACCCCTCGCCCCCGTCGCGGGCGCCGTGGCCGGTCCGACGAGACCGACCCGGAGGCGACGACCCCCGCGCCACCCCGTGACGAGTCCGAGGTGGCCCGGGAGATCTGCCTGCGGCAGCTCGCGGTCCGGCCGCGTACCCGGGCCGAGCTGGCCGGCGCGCTCGCCAAGCGGGGCATCTCCGACGAGGTCTCGGCCGAGGTGCTCGACCGGTACGACGAGGTCGGCATCATCGACGACGCCGCCTTCGCCCGCGCCTGGGTCGCCAGTCGGCACTCCGGCCGAGGGCTGGCCCGGCGGGCGCTCGCCAACGAGCTGCGCCAGCGCGGCGTGGACGGCGAGGTGGCCAGCGAGGCCCTCGACGAGTTGGACGAGGAGACCGAGGCGGAGACCGCCCGCGCCCTGGTGGAGCGGAAGCTGCGCTCGGCCCGGGGCGAGCCGGACGCGGTGTTCCGCCGGCTGGTCGCCATGCTCGCCCGCAAGGGCTATCCGCCGGGCGTGGCGATCCGTGCGGTGAAGGACGCCCTGGCCGCGCAGAGCGCCGAGGCGGCCGAGTTCGCCGACCAGATCGACGCCGACGCCCTCGCCGACGCCGAGAACGACCCCGACCACCGCCCCTGA
- a CDS encoding amino acid ABC transporter permease: MNVLIDKFDVFAGGFWLTLQICVLAAIGALVLGAVVAVLRISPVPPLRALGTGYVNVFRNMPLTVVMFFAAFGLPALGSNADFLRIPGIDSLFRRLGTDLPYFRFALIALVLYTAAFVCEALRSGVNAVPPGQAEAARSLGLTFGQNLRHVVLPQSWKASIVPLGSVIIAMIKNSALIGFFGVVGDLSQTADQLTSAEGYAFIPVAIGISIGYLIMTVPLGALLDRIEKRQAVAR; this comes from the coding sequence GTGAACGTGCTCATCGACAAGTTCGACGTCTTTGCGGGTGGTTTCTGGCTCACCCTCCAGATCTGCGTACTCGCCGCGATCGGCGCCCTGGTCCTGGGCGCCGTCGTGGCGGTGCTCCGCATCTCGCCGGTGCCGCCGCTGCGCGCCCTCGGCACCGGCTATGTGAACGTCTTCCGGAACATGCCGCTGACCGTGGTGATGTTCTTCGCCGCCTTCGGCCTGCCGGCGCTCGGCTCCAACGCCGACTTCCTCCGGATTCCCGGCATCGACTCGCTGTTCCGGCGGCTCGGCACCGACCTGCCGTACTTCCGCTTCGCGCTGATCGCGCTGGTGCTCTACACCGCCGCGTTCGTCTGCGAGGCGCTGCGCTCCGGGGTCAACGCGGTGCCGCCCGGCCAGGCGGAGGCGGCCCGTTCGCTCGGCCTGACCTTCGGCCAGAACCTGCGCCACGTGGTCCTGCCGCAGTCCTGGAAGGCCTCGATCGTGCCGCTCGGCTCGGTCATCATCGCGATGATCAAGAATTCCGCGCTGATCGGCTTCTTCGGGGTGGTCGGTGACCTCTCCCAGACCGCCGACCAGCTCACCTCCGCCGAGGGCTACGCCTTCATCCCGGTCGCCATCGGCATCTCCATCGGCTACCTGATCATGACGGTGCCGCTGGGCGCCCTGCTCGACCGGATCGAGAAGCGACAGGCGGTGGCCCGATGA
- the rny gene encoding ribonuclease Y has translation MNAFDVVILAVVLILAVVVVGAVLVGVRTLRRISVAPAPEDPAFIAEKDRQEQSLAALRSAADEANSTIDVAKSAAAAARTEAAAAKAEAKAARAEARRVLDDARAEADTILERAHKQAEADAEQLRTTARRSGEREVAVLAATTREQAAEVERRAARMDERERLHTEEVERFAERERQLTAASAALAARESALVERERAVSEAEEQRRRELERVAGLTADAARSELIEAIEGQAKREAALLVRDIESDARNTAEQRARHIVVDAIQRVASEQTAESVVSVLHLPGDEMKGRIIGREGRNIRAFESVTGVNLIIDDTPEAVLLSCFDPVRREVGRLTLEKLVLDGRIHPHRIEEVYDLARYEVDQLCHRAAEDALVEVGITEIHPELVTLLGRLRYRTSYGQNVLKHLVETAHIAGTMAAELRLDVATIKRCAFLHDIGKALTHEVEGSHAIIGADLARKYGESEDVVHAIEAHHNEVPPQTVEAVLTQASDACSGGRPGARRESLEAYVKRLERIEEIAAGKLGVEKVFAMQAGREIRVMVKPDDVDDIGAAVLARDVAKQIEEELTYPGQIRVTVVRESRVTEIAR, from the coding sequence ATGAACGCCTTCGACGTCGTCATCCTCGCCGTGGTGCTGATCCTGGCCGTGGTGGTGGTCGGCGCCGTCCTGGTCGGCGTCCGGACGTTGCGCCGGATCAGCGTGGCGCCGGCCCCCGAGGACCCGGCGTTCATCGCCGAGAAGGATCGGCAGGAGCAGTCGCTGGCCGCGCTGCGCAGCGCCGCCGACGAGGCGAACAGCACCATCGACGTGGCGAAGTCGGCCGCCGCGGCGGCGCGTACCGAGGCGGCTGCCGCTAAGGCGGAGGCGAAGGCGGCCCGGGCGGAGGCCCGGCGGGTCCTCGACGACGCGCGGGCCGAGGCGGACACCATCCTGGAACGGGCCCACAAGCAGGCCGAGGCCGACGCCGAGCAGTTGCGCACCACCGCCCGGCGCAGTGGCGAGCGGGAGGTGGCCGTCCTGGCGGCGACCACCCGGGAGCAGGCCGCGGAGGTGGAGCGGCGGGCCGCCCGGATGGACGAGCGGGAGCGGCTGCACACCGAGGAGGTCGAGCGGTTCGCCGAGCGGGAACGGCAGCTCACCGCCGCCAGCGCCGCGCTGGCCGCGCGGGAGAGCGCGCTGGTGGAGCGGGAGCGGGCGGTCAGCGAGGCGGAGGAGCAGCGCCGCCGCGAGCTGGAGCGGGTGGCCGGGCTGACCGCCGACGCGGCCCGGTCCGAGCTGATCGAGGCGATCGAGGGTCAGGCCAAGCGGGAGGCCGCGCTGCTGGTGCGGGACATCGAGTCCGACGCCCGCAACACGGCCGAGCAGCGGGCCCGGCACATCGTGGTCGACGCCATCCAGCGGGTGGCCAGCGAGCAGACCGCGGAGAGCGTGGTCAGCGTCCTGCACCTGCCGGGCGACGAGATGAAGGGGCGGATCATCGGCCGGGAGGGGCGCAACATCCGCGCCTTCGAGTCGGTGACCGGGGTCAACCTGATCATCGACGACACCCCCGAGGCGGTGCTGCTGTCCTGCTTCGACCCGGTCCGCCGGGAGGTCGGCCGGCTCACCCTGGAGAAGCTGGTCCTCGACGGGCGGATCCACCCGCACCGGATCGAGGAGGTCTATGACCTCGCGCGGTACGAGGTGGACCAGCTGTGCCACCGGGCCGCCGAGGACGCCCTGGTCGAGGTGGGCATCACCGAGATCCACCCGGAGCTGGTCACCCTGCTGGGCCGGCTGCGCTACCGGACGTCGTACGGGCAGAACGTGCTCAAGCACCTGGTGGAGACCGCGCACATCGCCGGCACGATGGCCGCCGAGCTGCGGCTGGACGTGGCGACGATCAAGCGGTGCGCGTTCCTGCACGACATCGGCAAGGCGCTCACCCACGAGGTGGAGGGGAGCCACGCGATCATCGGCGCCGACCTGGCCCGCAAGTACGGCGAGAGCGAGGACGTCGTCCACGCCATCGAGGCGCACCACAACGAGGTGCCGCCGCAGACCGTCGAGGCGGTCCTCACCCAGGCGTCCGACGCCTGTTCGGGCGGGCGGCCGGGGGCGCGGCGGGAGAGCCTCGAGGCGTACGTGAAGCGGCTGGAGCGGATCGAGGAGATCGCCGCCGGCAAGCTCGGCGTGGAGAAGGTCTTCGCGATGCAGGCGGGCCGGGAGATCCGGGTGATGGTCAAGCCGGACGACGTGGACGACATCGGCGCGGCGGTCCTCGCCCGGGACGTGGCCAAGCAGATCGAGGAGGAGCTGACCTATCCGGGTCAGATCCGGGTCACCGTGGTCCGCGAGTCGAGGGTCACCGAGATCGCCCGCTGA
- the recA gene encoding recombinase RecA produces the protein MAAGPDREKALDLALAQIDKQFGKGSVMRLGERPVVQTSVIPTGSIALDVALGVGGLPRGRVVEVYGPESSGKTTVALHAVANAQRAGGIAAFVDAEHALDPDYAKALGVDTDALLVSQPDTGEQALEIVDMLVRSGALDIIVIDSVAALVPRAEIEGEMGDSHVGLQARLMSQALRKITGVLNNTGTTAIFINQLREKIGVMFGSPETTTGGRALKFYASVRLDVRRIESLKDGTDVVGNRTRVKVVKNKVAAPFKQAEFDIMYGKGISREGSLIDVGVEQAIIRKSGAWYTYDGDQLGQGKEKAREFLKENPDVAAEIEKKILEKLGVGVGAGDAAGGPELPPVDF, from the coding sequence ATGGCCGCAGGGCCCGACCGGGAGAAGGCACTCGACCTTGCTCTCGCTCAGATCGACAAGCAGTTCGGCAAGGGCTCGGTGATGCGGCTGGGGGAGCGTCCGGTCGTCCAGACCTCCGTCATCCCGACCGGCTCCATCGCCCTCGACGTGGCGCTCGGCGTGGGCGGTCTGCCCCGGGGCCGGGTCGTCGAGGTCTACGGTCCCGAGTCCAGCGGTAAGACCACGGTCGCCCTGCACGCGGTGGCCAATGCCCAGCGGGCCGGCGGCATCGCCGCCTTCGTCGACGCCGAGCACGCGCTCGACCCGGACTACGCCAAGGCCCTCGGCGTGGACACCGACGCCCTGTTGGTCTCCCAGCCGGACACCGGCGAGCAGGCGCTGGAGATCGTCGACATGCTGGTCCGCTCCGGCGCGCTCGACATCATCGTGATCGACTCGGTCGCCGCGCTGGTGCCGCGCGCCGAGATCGAGGGCGAGATGGGCGACAGCCACGTGGGTCTCCAGGCCCGGCTGATGAGCCAGGCGCTGCGGAAGATCACCGGTGTGCTCAACAACACCGGCACCACGGCGATCTTCATCAACCAGCTCCGCGAGAAGATCGGCGTGATGTTCGGCAGCCCGGAGACCACCACCGGTGGTCGGGCCCTGAAGTTCTACGCCTCGGTCCGGCTCGACGTGCGCCGCATCGAGAGCCTCAAGGACGGCACCGACGTGGTCGGTAACCGCACCCGGGTCAAGGTCGTGAAGAACAAGGTGGCCGCGCCGTTCAAGCAGGCCGAGTTCGACATCATGTACGGCAAGGGCATCTCCCGCGAGGGCTCCCTGATCGACGTCGGCGTGGAGCAGGCGATCATCCGCAAGTCCGGCGCCTGGTACACGTACGACGGCGACCAGCTCGGCCAGGGCAAGGAGAAGGCCCGGGAGTTCCTCAAGGAGAACCCGGACGTGGCCGCCGAGATCGAGAAGAAGATCCTGGAGAAGCTCGGCGTCGGGGTCGGCGCGGGCGACGCCGCCGGTGGCCCGGAGCTGCCGCCGGTCGACTTCTGA
- a CDS encoding glutamate ABC transporter substrate-binding protein, whose protein sequence is MRMKRVAALAAAATLALGMAACGGDSDEGTGAGSKSFAAGSTMEKLNKAQKIKVGTKFDQPGFGQKGLSGKPEGFDVEIAKIIVKELGIPEDKIEFVETPSKVREDKIVDGSVDLVAATYTINDKRKERIAFAGPYYEAGQNILVKKDDTTITGPDSFKDGAKKVCSVTGSTPAETIKKYVKDVATQLVLFDTYDKCRDALKSGQVDAVTTDNVILLGYIAKDESSFKLAGDNFTKEPYGIGVKKEDTAFRNFINDTLEKAMTDGRWKKAWDDTAGKFGAELGNAPTINRY, encoded by the coding sequence ATGCGTATGAAGCGTGTAGCGGCGCTCGCCGCGGCCGCCACCCTGGCGCTCGGCATGGCCGCGTGTGGCGGCGACTCCGACGAGGGCACCGGCGCGGGGAGCAAGTCCTTCGCCGCCGGCAGCACCATGGAGAAGCTCAACAAGGCGCAGAAGATCAAGGTCGGCACCAAGTTCGACCAGCCGGGCTTCGGCCAGAAGGGCCTGTCGGGCAAGCCGGAGGGCTTCGACGTCGAGATCGCGAAGATCATCGTCAAGGAACTCGGCATCCCCGAGGACAAGATCGAGTTCGTCGAGACGCCGTCCAAGGTCCGTGAGGACAAGATCGTCGACGGCAGCGTCGACCTGGTCGCCGCGACCTACACGATCAACGACAAGCGCAAGGAGCGGATCGCCTTCGCGGGCCCGTACTACGAGGCCGGCCAGAACATCCTGGTGAAGAAGGACGACACCACCATCACCGGCCCGGACTCCTTCAAGGACGGCGCCAAGAAGGTCTGCTCGGTCACCGGCTCCACCCCGGCCGAGACGATCAAGAAGTACGTCAAGGACGTCGCCACCCAGCTGGTGCTCTTCGACACCTACGACAAGTGCCGCGACGCCCTCAAGAGCGGCCAGGTCGACGCCGTCACCACGGACAACGTGATCCTGCTCGGCTACATCGCCAAGGACGAGTCGTCCTTCAAGCTGGCCGGCGACAACTTCACCAAGGAGCCGTACGGCATCGGGGTGAAGAAGGAGGACACCGCCTTCCGCAACTTCATCAACGACACGCTCGAGAAGGCGATGACCGACGGTCGCTGGAAGAAGGCCTGGGACGACACCGCCGGCAAGTTCGGCGCGGAGCTGGGCAACGCCCCGACCATCAACCGCTACTGA
- a CDS encoding amino acid ABC transporter ATP-binding protein, which yields MDDVATGEPLIVLDGVNKWFGPLHVLDDVSLSVGRGEVVVVIGPSGSGKSTLCRTINRLEPINSGTITFDGQPLPAEGKGLARLRSEVGMVFQSFNLFAHKTILENVTLGPVKVRKEKPAVARERGLALLDRVGIANQADKYPAQLSGGQQQRAAIARALAMQPKAMLFDEPTSALDPEMVGEVLDVMTSLAGEGMTMVVVTHEMGFARHAANRVIFMADGQLVEDAPPTEFFANPRSERARDFLSKILTH from the coding sequence GTGGACGACGTGGCGACCGGCGAACCGCTGATCGTGCTGGACGGGGTCAACAAGTGGTTCGGCCCGCTGCACGTGCTGGACGACGTGTCGCTCTCCGTGGGTCGGGGTGAGGTCGTCGTCGTCATCGGCCCCTCGGGCTCCGGCAAGTCGACGCTCTGCCGGACGATCAACCGGCTGGAGCCGATCAACTCCGGCACCATCACCTTCGACGGGCAGCCGCTGCCCGCGGAGGGCAAGGGGCTGGCCCGGCTGCGCAGCGAGGTCGGCATGGTCTTCCAGTCGTTCAACCTCTTCGCGCACAAGACCATCCTCGAGAACGTCACCCTCGGCCCGGTGAAGGTCCGCAAGGAGAAGCCGGCCGTCGCCCGCGAGCGCGGCCTGGCCCTGCTGGACCGGGTCGGCATCGCCAACCAGGCCGACAAGTACCCGGCCCAGCTCTCCGGCGGCCAGCAGCAGCGGGCGGCGATCGCCCGCGCGCTGGCCATGCAGCCCAAGGCGATGCTCTTCGACGAGCCGACCAGCGCGCTGGACCCGGAGATGGTCGGTGAGGTGCTGGACGTGATGACGTCGCTGGCCGGCGAGGGCATGACCATGGTCGTGGTCACCCACGAGATGGGCTTCGCCCGGCACGCCGCCAACCGGGTCATCTTCATGGCCGACGGGCAGCTCGTCGAGGACGCGCCGCCGACCGAGTTCTTCGCCAACCCGCGCAGCGAGCGGGCCCGCGACTTCCTCTCCAAGATCCTCACGCACTAG